Genomic segment of Umezawaea sp. Da 62-37:
CCATGGCCCGCGGCTTGGCCGCGCCGACGTGCTGGGACATCGTCAGCACCGCGTCGTCGTCACGGGCGGGCGCGTAGCGGTGCACCTCCCCGGCCAGGATGTCCACCCACAACAGGGTGGAGCTGATCCGGTCCCAGGTCGGTCCTTCGCCCAGTTCGGCCTTGATGCGCACCGCTACGTCGATCGACACCGCCCCACCTTAGGCGGACCTGCCCTTTTTCCCCGCGCCGCACGTAACCTGGTCGCGTGGACTCGACACGGGTGCAGGCTCCCAGGCAGCTCTCCAAGCGGATCATCCCGCCGCAGCCGCTGCTGTCCGCGGCGGTCGTCGCGGGCTTCGTGGGGCTGCTCTTCGTGATCGAGGCGGTCGACACCGCGCTCGGGCACACGCTCGACGACGACGGCGTGATCCCGCGCGACTTCACCCAGTGGGACAACCTCATCTGGTACCCGCTGCTGCACGGCGGCTGGAGCCACCTGACCGGCAACGCGGTGCCGCTGCTGATCCTCGGCTTCCTGGCGACCTCGGGAGGGCTCAAGCAGTTCTCGCAGGTCACCGTCGTCATCTGGCTGACCAGCGGGCTCGGCATCTGGCTCGTCGGCTCGCCCGCGAGCCACATCGGCGCCTCTGGGCTGATCTTCGGCTACCTCGCGTTCCTGCTCGTGCGCGGCATCTTCGCGCGCAGCCCGTTGCAGATCCTGGTGGCCGTCGCGGTGTTCACGGCGTACGGCTGGGCCCTGTGGGGCGTGCTGCCCGGCCAGCCCGGCGTCTCCTGGGAGGGCCACCTGTTCGGCGCGCTCGGCGGCATCCTGGCCGCGTGGGGCGTGGCCAGGGACGCGCGCCACGAGCGGGTCGCGGTGCCAGCTAGCCTCGGGGTGTGACTTCAGCGGACGACCCGATCGGCATCTTCGACTCCGGCGGCGGCGGGCTCACCGTCGCGCGGGCGATCATGGAGCAGCTGCCGGGCGAGCGGATCCGCTACATCGGCGACACCGCGAACAGCCCGTACGGGCCGCTGCCGATCGCCGAGGTCCGCAGGCACGCGCTGGCGCTGGCCGACCGGCTGGTGGCCGACGGTGCCAAGATGATCGTGATGGCCTGCAACACCGCGTCCGCGGCCTGCCTGCGCGACGCCCGCGAGCGCTACGACGTGCCCGTGGTCGAGGTGATCATCCCGGCCGTGCGGCGAGCGGTCGCCACCACCCGCACCGGCCGCATCGGCGTGATCGGCACCGCCAGCACGATCAACTCCGGCGCGTACCAGGACTCGTTCGCCGCCGCCCGCGACGTCGAGGTGACCGCGGTGGCGTGCCCCCGGTTCGTCGACTTCGTCGAGCGCGGCACCACGTCGGGCCGCCAGGTGCTCGGGCTGGCGCAGGGGTACCTGGAGCCGCTCCAGCAGGCCGACGTCGACACCCTCGTGCTCGGCTGCACGCACTACCCGCTGCTGACCGGAGTCCTCCAGATCGTGATGGGGGAGAACGTGACGCTGGTGTCCAGCGCCGAGGAGACGGTCAAGGACGTCATGCGGGTGCTCACCGAGCGCGACCTGTTCCGCGAGGGCGAACCCGACCAGCTGTTCACCTGCACCGGCCCGCTGGCCCCGTTCACCAAGCTGGCCAGGCGCTTCCTACCCCAACTGGGTGTCACTTCGTTTCACACCACGGGGTGACGTGCGAGGCTCGCACGCGTGCTCCTGACCGTTCTCGGCTGCTCAGGCGGCCTGCCCGGACCCGACGCCGCCGCGTCGGGCTACCTCCTCGAGTCCGACGGCTTCCGGCTCGTCGTCGACTTCGGCAGCGGTGCCCTCGCCGCGCTCCAGACCCGCTGCGACGCGTTCGAGGTCGACGCGCTGCTGCTGTCGCGGCTGTGCCCCGACCACTGCAGCGACCTCACCGCGCTGACCGTGCTGCGCCGCTACCACCCCGACCCGCCCTACGACACGACCGCGCGGCGGCTGCCCGTGCACGCCCCCGGTGAGGCTCCGGACCGGTTCGCCAGGGCCTACGCGGAGAACGCCGACGAGCTGGCGCGGACCGACCTGTCCGACGTCTTCGACTTCCGGCCGCTCGTCGAGGGGACCATCCACATAGGACCGTTCGAGGTCGTCTCCGCCCATGACGCCGGGGGTCGGGTGTTCGGGTTCCGCATCACCTCGGGCGGGGTCTCATTGGCCTACACGGGGCTGACCCTGGTGCTGCCGCTGGCGGCCGGGGTCGACCTGCTGCTGGCCGAAGCGGGCCGCGGCGGCTGCCCCGGCACCTCCGCCACCGAGGCCGGGGTCGGCCGGGTGCTGCTCACGCACATCGAACCCTGGGCCGATCACCAGGCCCTGCTCGCCCACGCGCGCGCGGGGTTCGCCGGTCCGGTGGAACTCGCGAGGCAGGGGGAGAGCTACCGGATTGGCTAGCGGGCGCGGTGGGTATCCGCACTCACCCACCACAGGAGGAAGAAAACATGGCTACCGATGTCGTCGAGCTGATCCTGGCCGACCACCGCCGGTTCGAAGAGCTGTTCCGCGACCTGAGGGACCGCACCGCCGACCGCACCACCCTCCTGGGCGAGCTCGCGGAGCTGCTCGTGGCGCACGCCGAGGCGGAGGAGTCGAAGGTCTACTCGGCGCTCAAGCGCTACAAGGAGGTCGACGACGACGAGGTCGACCACGGCGCCGAGGAGCACGCCGAGGGCCACCAGGCGCTGCTCGCGCTCATGGAGGTCTCCGACACCGAGTCCGACGAGTGGGAGGACAAGCTCGAGGAGCTCGTCGAGGCGCTCAACCACCACGTCGACGAGGAGGAGCGGACCATCCTCAACGACGCCCGCGAGCAGGTCGCCGACGAGCGCCGCGCCGAACTGGGCAAGGACTTCCTCGAGGAGCGCCAGGAGCGGATCTCCGACGGCTGCGGCGACATCGAGTACGTCCGCAGGCTGGCCAAGGCCACGGCCGACCGGATCGACTAGCTTTCACGCGTGTCGAGCGTAGAGGTGCGGCGGGTCGGTCAGCACAGCTTCGTCGCGTCCAACGGGCGCGGCGCCGAGGTCCGGATCGGGCGCAAGGACCAGGACGGGTCCTTCAGCCCGGTCGAGCTGCTGCTGGCCGCCGCGGCGGGGTGCGCCGCGGTGACGGCCGAGACGCTGATCACCCGTCGTGCCGGTGGGTTCACGGCACGGGCCGACCACGTGCAGGCCGAGGGCGCGCACGAGGTCGGCACCGTGCCGGTGTCGCTGGACTACGACCTGTCCGGGTTGGACGACGCCCAGCGGGAAGCGCTGGAGGCCGTGGTGCGCCGGGCCGTCGACCAGCTGTGCACGGTCACGCGCACGCTGAAGCAGTCGGCGACCACGCCGTTGACCCTGCCCTGAGCCCGTTCCCCGGATCCCGTCCGCGGTAGCCCGACGGGATCCGGGAACCCGCCTCAGCCCGTGCCCACGCCGTCCCACACGGCCGTCGCGCCGCTGTGTCCGATCCGGACGGTCTGCACGGTGCTCGCGACACCCGCGAGCACCACCAGCACCGACATCGCGATCGCGATGCGCCGCCACGTCTTCGGGACGTCCGGCGACTCCGCCGCGGCCGTCCGCTCGCGGTCGGCGAGGCGTCCCGCGACCACCAGCAGCACCACCGCCACCAGGAAGCCCAGCGCGAACGGCAGCAGGTCGTTGCCCAGGTCCGCGTGCTTCGCGATCAGCGGGTTGTCCAGGCCCGCGAGCTTCGCCTCCAACTGCTCACCGGCCTTCTGGGCCAGCGGTACCGCTCCCACGCCCGCCACGGTCAGCGCCAGCACGGGCCACGCGAACTTGCGCCGCCACTGCGGCCGGACCGCCAACACGATCGCGCCCACCGCCGCGAGGGGCAGCAGGACCACGACGGCGTGGACCAGAAGGGGGTGCGCCGGTATCCCGTCGAGCGTCACCAGGTCGTCTGCGAGTGCCATGCCTCTCCCTACGCCGGTGGGCCGTCCCTTGGTTCACCTGGCGAGCACCTTAGGGTAGTGAGGTGCTGAGGACCGATGGCAGGAACGACGACGTGCTGCGCGACATCCGGATCACCCGCGGCTACCAGCAGTGGCCTGCTGGCTCCGTGCTGGTGGAGTTCGGCAACACCAGGGTGCTGTGCGCCGCGAGCGTGACCGAGGGTGTGCCGCGCTGGCGGGCGGGCTCCGGGCTGGGGTGGGTGACGGCCGAGTACGCGATGCTGCCGTCCGCCACGCACAGCCGCAGCGACCGCGAGTCCGTGAAGGGCAGGATCGGCGGCCGCACCCACGAGATCAGCAGGCTGATCGGCCGCTCGCTGCGCGCGTGCATCGACCTGGCCGCGCTGGGCGAGAACACCATCGTGATCGACTGCGACGTCATCCAGGCCGACGGCGGCACCCGCACCGCGGCCGTGACCGGCGGTTACGTCGCGCTGGCCGACGCCATCACCTGGCTCGGCGCCGCGGGCCGCCTCGCCGACCCGAAGCCGTTGGCGTGCGCCGTCTCGGCCGTCTCGGTGGGCGTCGTGGACGGCCGCGTCCGGCTGGACCTGCCGTACGAGGAGGACTCGCGGGCGGAGGTCGACATGAACGTCGTCGCCACCGACGCGGGCACGCTCATCGAGGTGCAGGGCACCGGCGAGGGCGCCACCTTCGCCAGGTCCACCCTGGACAAGATGCTCGACTTCGCGTTGGCGGGCTGCGCCGAGCTGAACCGCCTCCAGGCCGAGGCGCTCGCCGCCCCGTACCCCGGCGTCCTGCCCGAGCCGAAGCCGAAGAAGTCGCGCTCGTGACCCGGCTCCTGCTGGCGTCCCGCAACGCCAAGAAGTTGGCGGAACTGCGCCGCATCCTGGCCGCCGAGGGCCTCGACGGCATCGAGGTCGTCGGCCTCGACGACGTCGCGCCCTTCCCCGAGGCCCCGGAGACCGAGCCCACGTTCGAGGGCAACGCCCTCGCCAAGGCCCGCGACGCCGCTGTCGCGACCGGTCTGCCGTCGGTCGCCGACGACTCCGGCATCGCGATCGACGCCCTCAACGGCATGCCCGGCGTGCTCTCGGCCCGCTGGTCCGGCAAGCACGGCGACGACCAGGCCAACGTGGACCTGGTGCTCGGCCAGCTCGGCGACGTCCCCGACGACCGGCGTGGCGGCGGTTTCGTGTGCGCGGCGGCGCTGGTGGTGCCGGGTGGCGAGTCGACCGTGGTGCGGGGCGAGTGGCGCGGGACGATCGCGCGCGGGATGACCGGCACCAACGGCTTCGGGTACGACCCGATCTTCGTGCCCGAGGAGCACGAGGTCACGTCGGCGCAGATGACGCCGGAGGAGAAGGACGCCCTGTCGCACCGCGGCCGGGCGCTGAGGCTGCTGCTGCCGAACCTGAGGGCGTTGGCCTGATCCGCGGTCTGACGTCGGTGCGCCCACGGGGAGCACCGACGTCAGCCGGTCAGGCGGGCAGTTCCCGCAGCAGCTTGGCCACGTGGCCGGTCGCGCGGACGTTGTACATGGCCTTGGCGATCTTGCCCTCGGCGTCCACGAGGAACGTCGAGCGGATCACGCCGACCACCGTCTTGCCGTAGTTCTGCTTCTCGCCGTACGCGCCCCACGCGGCCAGGACCGAGCGGTCCACATCGGACAGGAGCGGGAAGTTCAGGCCCTCGGCGGTGGCGAACTCGGCGAGCTTCTCGGGCTTGTCGGGCGAGATGCCGACGACGTTATAGCCGGATTCGCCGAGGGTCCCGATGCTGTCGCGGAAGTCGCACGCCTGCTTCGTGCAGCCGGGCGTGCCGGCCGCGGGGTAGAAGTAGACGACGACGGATCGACCCAGGTAGTCCGACAGGGAGACCGGCTTGCCCTCGCTGTCGGGGAGGGTGAACGCCGGCGCCTGGTCGCCGGGGGAAAGGCGCTGCTGCTCGCTCATGCCCCCAGACGCTACAAGGGGCGGTCAGGCCTGGCCCTCGAAGGTCGCGCTGGGCTCCTGGTCGGCGGCGTTGGGTTCGACGGTGAGCTGCATGTGCACCGCCTCCTTCGGCACGGCGAACGCCAGCGTGACGGTGGTGTCGCGGCCCGCCGGGAGTTCGCGGACGGCGGCGCCGATGCCGTTGAGGCCCTGCACCGAGTCGATGACCTCCTGGGCGGGCTTGCCGTCGACCACCGCGTGCACCGCGAGCTGTGCCGGGTGGTACTCGGACTTGCTGCCGTTGGTGATCGTCACGGTGAACACGGCGGTGCGCGGGGCCTGGGGGAAGGCCGTTTCGCTGGGTTGCAGCGACCGCGGCTGGCCGATCGTCACGGACAGGCCGGTCGTCCACACGTGCTCGGCGCCGAAGGCCGTGTACGGGGGCGCGGAGGGGGCGTCGGCGACACCGCCCGCGCGCAACGCGGGGGTTTCCTTGGCCTGGGCCGCGGGCGCGCCGACGAGGTCGGGGGCGCCCGCACATCCCGCCACGGCCATGGTCAGGCAGATGCCGACGGCCAGTTTGGCGAACTTCACGAACTCCCCTTTCCGCCCCGGCGGTGGGCGCGACTGCGACTGCCACCACCATGACGGTGTTTCGGGGAGTGCGGTGCGGATTCGGCCCCTTGATTCGCACCTGGTGCCTGGCTGTGGCCAAGACGTGATGACCAACCGCCGACGGCGTGGGCGGCGCCACTGGGGGCACCGTCCACGCCGATCGCGGCGGCGGCCGATATGTGGTGCTTCGACCACGGACCCGGAGGTCCGTCAACAAGTGAGCGCGTCGGGGGGCGTGCGCGCTCAACCGGATCATCGCGAGTCGTGCGGCAGGTGCTACACCCTTCTGCCGGATTCACCCGTACGGGTTAGTCGAGTAATCCTCACGTCACACCGCGACCGGGTGCCCGGCCAGCTCGCTGATCAGCTCGTACGACCGGATCCGGTCGGCGTTGGAGTGCACCATCGTCGTGATCATGAGTTCGTCGGCCTGCGTGTCGTCGAGCAGCTTGGCCAGGCCCTTGTCGACGGTCTCCGGGTCGCCGATGACCATCGACGACGCCCGGTCCTCGATGAACATCCGCTCCAGGTCGCTGTACGGGTGCTCGGCGGCCTCCTCCGGCGTCGGGAACAGGCCGGGGTTGCCGCTGCGCAGCCGCAGGAACGACAGCGCGGCGGGACCGGAGATCCACCGGGCGTGCTCCATCGTGTCGGCGGCCATCACGGCGGCGCAGATCATCGCGTACGGCTCGCTGAGCACTGCGGACGGCCGGAAGTTCTGCCGGTACAGGGCCAGCGCGGGCAGCGTGTTCTCCGCGCTGAAGTGGTGGGCGAACGCGAACGGCAGGCCCAGGATGCCCGCGACCTGCGCGCTGTAGCCGCTGGAGCCGAGCAGCCACACGGGGGGCTTGTTGCCGCCCGCGGGCACGGCGCTGATGTCCTCGGTGCCGTCGAAGTACCCCACCAGTTCGGTGAGCTGCTGCGGGAAGTCCTCCGCGGACAGCGCGCCGGTGGTGCGGCGCAGCGCGCGGGCGGTCTTCTGGTCGGTGCCGGGCGCGCGGCCGATGCCGAGGTCGATGCGGCCGGGGTGCAGGGCGGTGAGCGTGCCGAACTGCTCCGCGATGACGAGCGGCGCGTGGTTGGGCAGCATCACGCCGCCGGAGCCGACGCGCAGCGTGCTGGTGGCGGAGGCGATGTGCCCGATGAGCACGGCGGGCGACGAGCTGGCGATGCCCGGCATGCCGTGGTGCTCGGCCAGCCAGAACCGCTGGTACCCGAGGCGTTCGACCTGCTGGGCGAGTTCGGTCGTGTTCCGCAGCGCCGCGGTCGCGTCCGAACCGCTGCCGATGATGGCCAGGTCTAGTACGGACAGCGGGACGTCGCGGAGTCTGCTCATACAACGAGCAACCACGCACGGGCGGAGGAATTCCCGCCCGTGCGTGGTGTCACAGGGTTCAGCCCGCGATGAAGCGCTCCGCCAGGTACACGGCGCCGGTGACGAGGGTGATCCGCTGGGCGGACTCGTCCCAGGTGGTGCCTTCCGGCTCCAGCGTCAGCACGGCCATGATCTTGCGGTCGCCACCGCCGTAGGTGCCGGTGGTGTGCATCGCCGGGCTGGTCAGGTCGAGGTCCGCGGCCACCCCTCGTTCGGACAGCGGACCCTCCTTCGCCGCACCGTTGGCGATCTTCGGCTTGGGCTCGACGCACGGACGCGGCGGCACGTCGCCGAACCGCGACCAACCCTGCTTGAACGCGACGTCGCCCGGCACCGCGCGCGGGATGCCGAACGACTGGTCGAACCCGTCGGTCGCGCACGCCGTCGCCTGGTGCAGGTTCCCCATGACGAAGTCGCGGACCTTCGGGCGCGCCTCGTCGAGGACGTGGCGGTAGATCGTCACGACGTCCGCCGCGCTCAGCGCCGTGTACCCCCAGAAACCGACGTTGACCGGCGGCTCGGTGTCGTGCAGGTGCAGCCGCACGACCGCCCGTTCGACGATCTCCTCCCAGCCCAGCCGGACCCAGAGCTCGCTGGCGGCGTTGTCGTCGCTGGAGCGCAGCATCGGCTGGAGCAGGGCGAGGTCCGCGGCCGGGATCTCGGTGTCGGCCCCGTAGGTCTCGAAGTAGTCGAGCGCGATGAGGATCTTCACGACCGACGCGGACCGGATCTTCTTGTGCTCGTTGTACTGGAGGGTGGTGCGGTTCGACGTGCGGTCGAACACCGCGAACGCCACCGTGACGTCGGAGGACACCACCGACTGCGGGGCAGCCGGTGCTTCCTGCGCGCCTGCCGGGAGCACCGCGGTCGCCGCCATCGCGGCGGCCGCGACGAGGGCGATTGTCGTGGAACGGATCTTGTTCACGGTGAGAACCTAGCGATGGGCACTGACATTTCGCTCACGCTTTTGTGATGGGGGCGACGGAAGCAGCCGCGGTGTCCCGGCGTTGCAACGGAGGTGATCGAAGTCGACGTCGCGGTGGTCGGAGCGGGGCAGGCTGGTCTGTCCAGCGGGTACTTCCTGCGCAGGGCTGGGCTGGAGCACGTGGTGCTGGACGCCGACGCGGGTCCCGGCGGCGCGTGGCGGCACCGCTGGCCGACGCTGCGGATGGCGACCGTGCACGGCGTCCACGACCTGCCGGGGATGCCGTTCGAGGTGGTCGACGACAGCGCGCCCGCCAACGAGGTGCTGCCCGCCTACTTCGCCGACTTCGAACGTCGCAACGGGATCGACGTCGTCCGCCCGGTGACCGTGACCGCGGTCCGCGAGGGCGTCGACGGCAGGCTGCTGGTCGAGAGCGCCGACGAGACCTGGTCCGCCCGCGCGCTGATCAACGCCACCGGCACGTGGACGCGCCCGTTCTGGCCGCGCTACCCCGGCCAGGAGACCTTCCGCGGCCGCCAGCTGCACACCGCGGACTACGCGCGCCCCGAGGAGTTCGCCGGGCAGCACGTCGTGGTCGTCGGCGGCGGCTCGTCGGCGATCCAGCTCCAGCTGGAGATCGCGCGGCACGCCACCGTCACCTGGGTCACCCGCCGCGAGCCGCTGTTCACCGACGAGCCGTTCACCCACGAGATCGGCCGCGCCGTGGTGGCGCGGGTCGACGAGGCAGTCCGCGCGGGCCGCCCACCCGCCAGCGTCGTCAGCGTCACGGGCCTGTTCCGCACGCCCGAGGTGCGCGCCGCGCAGGAAGCCGGCCTGCTGGACCGGCTGCCGCTGTTCGACCGGATCACGCCCACCGGCGTCGCCTGGGCCGACGGCCGCGAGGTCCGCGCCGACGCGATCCTGTGGGCCACCGGCTTCCGCGCCGCGATCGACCACCTGTCCCCGCTGCGCCTGCGCGGTCCCGGCGGCGGCATCAGGCTCGACGGCACCCGCGTGGTCGCCGATCCCCGCGTCCACCTGGTCGGCTACGGCCCGTCGGCCAGCACCGTCGGCGCGTCGAGGGCCGGTCGCGCGGCTGTGCGGGAGATCGGGGAACTGCTGGCGCCCGCACTAGTCTGACGGGGTGGGGAAAGCGCTTCGTCTGCTCGTCGGGCTGCTGCTCGGCTTCCTCGCGGCACTCGTCGAACTCCCGCTGCTCGCCGTCGCGTGGTCGTCCGACCGCGTGGTGACCCGGCTCGCGGACCTGGAACGCCGACGGCTGCTGGTCCTGCTCGGTGTGGACAGCGCCGAACCCCTCGACCGGCAGGCGCGGCGGTTCGTGGCCGTGCGCGCGCTGGTCGGCCTGCTCGGCGGCGTGGTGCTGGCGTGGTTGGGCTACGGCCTGTACTGGGCGGTGGTGATCGCCTGGATGCTGGCGACCGGGGAGCTGAACCTCTCGAACCTGTCAGAACTGGGCTGGTCCGCGCTGGCGGGTGTCGTGCTGCTCTACGTGGAGGTGCAGGGGATCGCCGGTGTGGTGGCGCTGGAGCGCAAGGCGGCGCACCGGTTCCTGGGCATGGGCGAGCGGGAACTGCTGCGGCGGCGCGTCGAGCAGTTGGCGCTGAGCCGGGCGGGGATCGTGGAGGCCGTGGACGCGGAGCGCAGGCGCATCGAACGCGACCTGCACGACGGGGTGCAGCAGCGGCTGGTGGCGCTGGGGATGCTGCTCGGCAGGGCGCGGCGGAACCCGGCGAGGGCGGAGGACCTGCTGCGCCAGGCGCACGAGGAATCGGCGCGGGTGCTGGACGACCTGCGCGAGGTCGCCTGGCGGGTGTACCCGGCGGCGCTCGACTCGCTCGGGCTCGGCGAGGCCGTGGCCGCGGTGGCGGACCGGTCGGCGATCCCGGTGCGCGTCGACTGCCTGCTCGACGGCGACGTGGACGGCCACGTGGAGACCGCCGCGTACTTCGTGGTCTGCGAGGCCGTGACGAACGCGGCGAAGCACTCCGGCGCCACCGGGATCAGCGTGGGGATCAGCAGGGACGACGGGGGAGTGCGCGTGTGGATCGAGGACGACGGGCGCGGGGGAGCGGACCCGCGGGGCGGTGGCCTGGCGGGGTTGGCGCGGCGGGTGTCCGCGCTGGACGGGACGTTCACCGTGAGCAGCCCGGCGGGCGGGCCGACCACGATCACGGCGGAGCTGCCGTGCGGGTGATCCTGGCCGAGGACTCGACGCTGCTGCGCGAAGGCCTGGTGCGGCTGCTGGTCGAGGAGGGGCACGAGGTCGTCGCGGCGGT
This window contains:
- a CDS encoding DUF2231 domain-containing protein, giving the protein MALADDLVTLDGIPAHPLLVHAVVVLLPLAAVGAIVLAVRPQWRRKFAWPVLALTVAGVGAVPLAQKAGEQLEAKLAGLDNPLIAKHADLGNDLLPFALGFLVAVVLLVVAGRLADRERTAAAESPDVPKTWRRIAIAMSVLVVLAGVASTVQTVRIGHSGATAVWDGVGTG
- the bcp gene encoding thioredoxin-dependent thiol peroxidase codes for the protein MSEQQRLSPGDQAPAFTLPDSEGKPVSLSDYLGRSVVVYFYPAAGTPGCTKQACDFRDSIGTLGESGYNVVGISPDKPEKLAEFATAEGLNFPLLSDVDRSVLAAWGAYGEKQNYGKTVVGVIRSTFLVDAEGKIAKAMYNVRATGHVAKLLRELPA
- the rph gene encoding ribonuclease PH, coding for MLRTDGRNDDVLRDIRITRGYQQWPAGSVLVEFGNTRVLCAASVTEGVPRWRAGSGLGWVTAEYAMLPSATHSRSDRESVKGRIGGRTHEISRLIGRSLRACIDLAALGENTIVIDCDVIQADGGTRTAAVTGGYVALADAITWLGAAGRLADPKPLACAVSAVSVGVVDGRVRLDLPYEEDSRAEVDMNVVATDAGTLIEVQGTGEGATFARSTLDKMLDFALAGCAELNRLQAEALAAPYPGVLPEPKPKKSRS
- a CDS encoding NAD(P)-binding domain-containing protein — translated: MIEVDVAVVGAGQAGLSSGYFLRRAGLEHVVLDADAGPGGAWRHRWPTLRMATVHGVHDLPGMPFEVVDDSAPANEVLPAYFADFERRNGIDVVRPVTVTAVREGVDGRLLVESADETWSARALINATGTWTRPFWPRYPGQETFRGRQLHTADYARPEEFAGQHVVVVGGGSSAIQLQLEIARHATVTWVTRREPLFTDEPFTHEIGRAVVARVDEAVRAGRPPASVVSVTGLFRTPEVRAAQEAGLLDRLPLFDRITPTGVAWADGREVRADAILWATGFRAAIDHLSPLRLRGPGGGIRLDGTRVVADPRVHLVGYGPSASTVGASRAGRAAVREIGELLAPALV
- a CDS encoding hemerythrin domain-containing protein, with amino-acid sequence MATDVVELILADHRRFEELFRDLRDRTADRTTLLGELAELLVAHAEAEESKVYSALKRYKEVDDDEVDHGAEEHAEGHQALLALMEVSDTESDEWEDKLEELVEALNHHVDEEERTILNDAREQVADERRAELGKDFLEERQERISDGCGDIEYVRRLAKATADRID
- a CDS encoding sensor histidine kinase gives rise to the protein MGKALRLLVGLLLGFLAALVELPLLAVAWSSDRVVTRLADLERRRLLVLLGVDSAEPLDRQARRFVAVRALVGLLGGVVLAWLGYGLYWAVVIAWMLATGELNLSNLSELGWSALAGVVLLYVEVQGIAGVVALERKAAHRFLGMGERELLRRRVEQLALSRAGIVEAVDAERRRIERDLHDGVQQRLVALGMLLGRARRNPARAEDLLRQAHEESARVLDDLREVAWRVYPAALDSLGLGEAVAAVADRSAIPVRVDCLLDGDVDGHVETAAYFVVCEAVTNAAKHSGATGISVGISRDDGGVRVWIEDDGRGGADPRGGGLAGLARRVSALDGTFTVSSPAGGPTTITAELPCG
- a CDS encoding OsmC family protein — translated: MSSVEVRRVGQHSFVASNGRGAEVRIGRKDQDGSFSPVELLLAAAAGCAAVTAETLITRRAGGFTARADHVQAEGAHEVGTVPVSLDYDLSGLDDAQREALEAVVRRAVDQLCTVTRTLKQSATTPLTLP
- the rdgB gene encoding RdgB/HAM1 family non-canonical purine NTP pyrophosphatase produces the protein MTRLLLASRNAKKLAELRRILAAEGLDGIEVVGLDDVAPFPEAPETEPTFEGNALAKARDAAVATGLPSVADDSGIAIDALNGMPGVLSARWSGKHGDDQANVDLVLGQLGDVPDDRRGGGFVCAAALVVPGGESTVVRGEWRGTIARGMTGTNGFGYDPIFVPEEHEVTSAQMTPEEKDALSHRGRALRLLLPNLRALA
- a CDS encoding rhomboid family intramembrane serine protease, which codes for MDSTRVQAPRQLSKRIIPPQPLLSAAVVAGFVGLLFVIEAVDTALGHTLDDDGVIPRDFTQWDNLIWYPLLHGGWSHLTGNAVPLLILGFLATSGGLKQFSQVTVVIWLTSGLGIWLVGSPASHIGASGLIFGYLAFLLVRGIFARSPLQILVAVAVFTAYGWALWGVLPGQPGVSWEGHLFGALGGILAAWGVARDARHERVAVPASLGV
- a CDS encoding LLM class flavin-dependent oxidoreductase, which produces MSRLRDVPLSVLDLAIIGSGSDATAALRNTTELAQQVERLGYQRFWLAEHHGMPGIASSSPAVLIGHIASATSTLRVGSGGVMLPNHAPLVIAEQFGTLTALHPGRIDLGIGRAPGTDQKTARALRRTTGALSAEDFPQQLTELVGYFDGTEDISAVPAGGNKPPVWLLGSSGYSAQVAGILGLPFAFAHHFSAENTLPALALYRQNFRPSAVLSEPYAMICAAVMAADTMEHARWISGPAALSFLRLRSGNPGLFPTPEEAAEHPYSDLERMFIEDRASSMVIGDPETVDKGLAKLLDDTQADELMITTMVHSNADRIRSYELISELAGHPVAV
- a CDS encoding MBL fold metallo-hydrolase; this translates as MLLTVLGCSGGLPGPDAAASGYLLESDGFRLVVDFGSGALAALQTRCDAFEVDALLLSRLCPDHCSDLTALTVLRRYHPDPPYDTTARRLPVHAPGEAPDRFARAYAENADELARTDLSDVFDFRPLVEGTIHIGPFEVVSAHDAGGRVFGFRITSGGVSLAYTGLTLVLPLAAGVDLLLAEAGRGGCPGTSATEAGVGRVLLTHIEPWADHQALLAHARAGFAGPVELARQGESYRIG
- the murI gene encoding glutamate racemase, translated to MTSADDPIGIFDSGGGGLTVARAIMEQLPGERIRYIGDTANSPYGPLPIAEVRRHALALADRLVADGAKMIVMACNTASAACLRDARERYDVPVVEVIIPAVRRAVATTRTGRIGVIGTASTINSGAYQDSFAAARDVEVTAVACPRFVDFVERGTTSGRQVLGLAQGYLEPLQQADVDTLVLGCTHYPLLTGVLQIVMGENVTLVSSAEETVKDVMRVLTERDLFREGEPDQLFTCTGPLAPFTKLARRFLPQLGVTSFHTTG